The following are from one region of the Corylus avellana chromosome ca1, CavTom2PMs-1.0 genome:
- the LOC132173524 gene encoding UPF0496 protein 4-like codes for MVLLVERISKLYSKLENHHHHHHADHRQPEALSASLQAFQSNVSSCINQLRSNPKPGSEILSLTWVRLCFGLIPVINKAFAKLVVDIDYPISKWEEASVEEYLNYSFTLLEFFNSISSSLAYHGQARLSLAHALSLVEDSPSSAIERLKSVEPRSVSKELKEGEGNKERICSGEEGVMHEALTVMRSIGFWVCGIVLSCLCSDSKPYLEMRKSVGGLENSSFVELDSSICEIVMQKGGVLKEVEELNDAVSCLVAALVSGKYSEAAHEMQGKLEVYEKLVDGLKKEVDHLFSEVLAARNKLVDCLRHQKE; via the coding sequence ATGGTTCTTTTGGTAGAAAGAATTAGCAAGCTCTACTCCAAGCTGGagaatcaccaccaccaccaccacgcGGATCACCGCCAACCCGAAGCCTTATCGGCTTCTCTGCAGGCTTTTCAATCCAATGTCTCCAGTTGCATAAACCAGCTGCGGTCGAATCCGAAACCCGGATCAGAAATCCTGTCTTTGACATGGGTTCGACTGTGTTTCGGCCTCATACCGGTCATCAACAAAGCTTTTGCAAAGCTGGTTGTGGATATTGACTACCCCATTAGTAAATGGGAAGAAGCTTCTGTGGAAGAGTATCTAAACTACAGCTTCACTTTGCTGGAGTTTTTCAACTCTATTAGCTCCTCTCTTGCATACCATGGACAAGCCAGGCTTTCTCTTGCTCATGCTTTGAGCCTTGTGGAGGATTCGCCTTCTTCGGCTATAGAGCGTCTAAAATCAGTGGAGCCAAGAAGTGTCAGCAAGGAATTAAAGGAAGGTGAAGGTAATAAAGAAAGGATTTGCTCTGGAGAGGAAGGGGTTATGCATGAAGCTTTAACAGTCATGAGGAGTATTGGATTCTGGGTGTGTGGGATTGTGTTGTCTTGTTTATGCAGTGACAGTAAGCCATACTTGGAGATGAGAAAATCTGTTGGTGGGTtggaaaattcttcttttgttgAATTGGATTCCAGCATATGTGAGATTGTTATGCAGAAAGGAGGTGTTCTGAAGGAGGTAGAAGAGCTGAATGATGCAGTTTCTTGCTTGGTTGCTGCCTTGGTCAGCGGGAAATATAGCGAAGCAGCCCATGAAATGCAAGGAAAATTGGAGGTCTATGAGAAACTAGTGGACGGTTTGAAG